In the Acropora muricata isolate sample 2 chromosome 1, ASM3666990v1, whole genome shotgun sequence genome, one interval contains:
- the LOC136924153 gene encoding uncharacterized protein: MWPAWRDVSKKGANLFSQVQELGLQVAYTEDQGTYGWIRKLLALPFLPYTEITTQFERLRLGAEGPRKDLAEYIASQWIYNTIFPVKDWSVFMQPVRTNNGIEGWHNALNRRASGRSSLPFYVLINLLNREAQLVEVQMRLVADHKLTRIQRRKYRVLQTKLHEQWEQYQSRKKTARQLLKSCSKLYGPTRIQ; encoded by the coding sequence atgtggccggcttggcgtgatgtttcaaAAAAGGGCGCTAATTTGTTTTCACAGGTCCAAGAGCTTGGTTTACAAGTGGCCTACACTGAAGACCAAGGCACCTATGGGTGGATAAGGAAGTTGTTGGCACTTCCTTTCTTGCCATACACAGAAATAACAACGCAGTTCGAGCGCCTACGCCTTGGAGCTGAGGGTCCACGTAAAGATCTGGCGGAATACATAGCATCACAGTGGATCTACAATACCATATTCCCCGTGAAGGACTGGTCCGTCTTCATGCAGCCCGTCCGAACAAACAATGGCATCGAAGGCTGGCATAACGCATTGAATCGACGAGCTAGCGGCCGCTCCAGCCTGCCATTCTACGTCCTCATCAATTTACTCAACCGAGAAGCGCAGCTGGTTGAAGTGCAAATGCGACTTGTTGCTGACCATAAGCTGACGCGTATCCAACGGAGAAAATATCGCGTTCTGCAGACCAAATTGCATGAACAGTGGGAGCAGTACCAGTCCAGGAAAAAGACAGCAAGGCAGCTTTTGAAGTCTTGCTCAAAACTGTATGGGCCAACCCGCATACAGTAA